The Zingiber officinale cultivar Zhangliang chromosome 2A, Zo_v1.1, whole genome shotgun sequence genomic sequence TAAGTATGATTGCTTCACATATATCGAAGTgagtgaatacagttcagatatTGGATAAGTAGTTATGGTTGTCCAAAAAAACTTTAGCATGAATCTTTATGTGTGGGCAAGTGTGATATGCAACATACCTTACTTCAATATGTTCACCTTTAACAGCCAGACCTATAACGCCATTGAAGTGTTCGCTATATAGAAATAAAGAACTATGTCATGTTCATCCTCAATATTTGCCCGTGATTTAACATCGTTATCCTCCTCACTATTATGTTCCTCTAAAACTACTATAAGCATATATGTCACCAAAAGACTGATCATCTGTTCTCCAAATGGATACGCATTGTGATGAGCCTGATAAAAAAATATGGGCTTCTTCAATTAAATCCAGACAGAGCCCTATCTCTAtcttataaaaaaaacaaattgaaGATGAAACCCTTAACCTTAGCCCTATCTCAATTAAATAACATGGTTAATGTCTAATTCTTCCAAGGTCATATACAGTAAAATCGATGATAAGCAAAACCAATCCCAAATAAATGAATGCAAGAAGAAACTTGATCTTACCAGGGTGTCATCGAGGGTAGCAATAAGAATAAACTTTCCATTGGGGGCGAACTTGGCGAAGGACACAGCAGGCGTCTTGTCGTCGATAAGCACCTTGAGGCGCGCCCCTGACACCGCGTCCCAGATCTTACACGACCCGTCACGGCTACCTGAGACGATGATCGATCCATCCCGAATAAAATGGACAGAGGTTACTGGTTCGTCGTGCGCCTCAATTGTCGTGACGCACTTGCCACTCTTGACATCCCAGATCCGCACAGTCTGGTCGAACGAGCCGGAGGCGATGCGATCGGAAGGGGGGTTGAAGTCGACGCAGAAAACCAAGGAGAGGTGACCGCGGAGGATCCTGACGCAGTCGGTTGGGGGCCGAACGTCCCAGACGCGGAGCGTGCGATCGTCGGAGGCAGAGCAGATGTAGTGGGAGTCAGAGGACCAGGCGACGTCAGATATGCCTTCAGCATGGCCGATCAAGGTAGAGACAGCGGCGAAGGTTTTGGCGGACCAGATGATGACGGTCTTGTCGAGAGAGGCAGAAGCCAGCAAGAGGCCATCGTTGGAGAACTTCACGCATGAGACGGCGCGCGAATGGCCGGTGAGAACGTGCGCGAGAGTGTAAGGCCGATAGGGAGGCGGCTCCGCCGCGGTGGAGGAGGCACCACCAGGGACGGGGGCGGACATGTAGCCCTTTCGATGCCCTAGTCAAATTTCGTACTTCTGGAGACCGAGCGAGCAATGTCGGCTTTTCAGCACTCGATTTTAGAATTTATAGTAGGGATTATCTCGATTTGCCATAACGAACTGtatgtttaattatttatttcctaaaatacttttttctttaaaatt encodes the following:
- the LOC122042541 gene encoding COMPASS-like H3K4 histone methylase component WDR5B isoform X1, whose amino-acid sequence is MSAPVPGGASSTAAEPPPYRPYTLAHVLTGHSRAVSCVKFSNDGLLLASASLDKTVIIWSAKTFAAVSTLIGHAEGISDVAWSSDSHYICSASDDRTLRVWDVRPPTDCVRILRGHLSLVFCVDFNPPSDRIASGSFDQTVRIWDVKSGKCVTTIEAHDEPVTSVHFIRDGSIIVSGSRDGSCKIWDAVSGARLKVLIDDKTPAVSFAKFAPNGKFILIATLDDTLKLCNYALGKFLKVYTGHVNRQYCITSTFSVTNGKYIVSGSEDNCVYIWDLQSKQIIQKLEGHTDTVISVTCHPMENKIASAGLHNDRTVRIWVQ
- the LOC122042541 gene encoding COMPASS-like H3K4 histone methylase component WDR5B isoform X2, yielding MSAPVPGGASSTAAEPPPYRPYTLAHVLTGHSRAVSCVKFSNDGLLLASASLDKTVIIWSAKTFAAVSTLIGHAEGISDVAWSSDSHYICSASDDRTLRVWDVRPPTDCVRILRGHLSLVFCVDFNPPSDRIASGSFDQTVRIWDVKSGKCVTTIEAHDEPVTSVHFIRDGSIIVSGSRDGSCKIWDAVSGARLKVLIDDKTPAVSFAKFAPNGKFILIATLDDTLAHHNAYPFGEQMISLLVTYMLIVVLEEHNSEEDNDVKSRANIEDEHDIVLYFYIANTSMAL